A window of the Trichoplusia ni isolate ovarian cell line Hi5 chromosome 4, tn1, whole genome shotgun sequence genome harbors these coding sequences:
- the LOC113492462 gene encoding uncharacterized protein LOC113492462, with the protein MASFACYSVSKENTSEGYKELINRVRKQQLPQDQTDHTVRSASYAQYAAHKDLRTYVYKDFLYQLRKAEFITPCVIVCDNPAPFLKTYVRLIEAAQIQDGLVSNAYYGELKKVVTSFVNYFTHVIDEIVRRIDRYSYNVDNHRMMSLVDNTIDMATENQDLFLMEFTVTNEADQEKVNEIEQGHHDYVEALRKLRDSMIYMNKVETIENFAKEQFEISTKKINELCNFTHGYISVMLADRVYEISVSLEETVDRMNTNKRKYSEQCSQNLTRLIHNLYDKNKENLEVHRRDRSRSVDSAEINRSIEVIKSKIENFGNEETIARLELETSYWARRLKDFNDIARVLTHLQGDLENLGKEEEKYNELKCTDLPGPKTICFDAMGENFVKKRKYLEEKIAAVSKTLVTFFCVRGTDRILYADNVGSYYCDEFNHQNYVTSYGLRTFHVNCEGQFVEHCEGDPYFFDDNGRFKLIDGEKVHQCAPCTSQYKLDQDGLFNKITVDCGHSTKVNEKCRLDIKDLTDVEILPTREIIDITRTLDPDSVKYLWDSYGMILPEVLYDLCLAKPKNPIHYLAHILIKRRFESTNAELEAYRELANKYRSDIYQKRQEESMAATQAWKSKQVKRRKPEDLDDTNDWATFNQQTAQMDFINSLDFYN; encoded by the exons atggcaTCATTTGCATGTTACAGTGTCAGTAAGGAAAACACGTCTGAGGGTTATAAGGAACTAATAAATCGTGTCAGAAAACAACAACTG CCACAAGACCAAACAGATCATACAGTCCGCAGTGCGTCCTACGCCCAATATGCTGCCCATAAAGACTTGAGGACCTACGTCTACAAGGATTTTCTTTACCAGCTCAGAAAGGCCGAATTCATCACTCCATGCGTCATAGTGTGCGATAACCCTGCGCCGTTCTTAAAGACTTACGTTCGCCTTATAGAGGCAGCGCAAATCCAGGATGGACTTGTATCCAATGCTTATTACggagaattaaaaaaagtcgTCACTAGCTTTGTCAATTACTTCACTCACGTTATAGATGAAATCGTCAGAAGAATAGATAGATACAGCTATAATGTTGATAATCACAGGATGATGAGCTTGGTAGATAATACCATAGATATGGCAACGGAGAACCAGGATCTATTCCTCATGGAGTTTACCGTTACAAATGAGGCTGATCAAGAGAAAGTTAACGAAATTGAGCAGGGACATCATGATTACGTGGAGGCGCTCAGGAAGCTAAGAGATTCTATGATCTACATGAATAAAgttgaaacaattgaaaattttgCTAAAGAACAGTTTGAAATTTCAACCAAGAAAATTAACGAACTATGTAATTTCACACATGGTTACATATCTGTGATGTTAGCCGACCGG GTTTATGAAATATCAGTGAGCCTTGAAGAGACGGTAGATCGTATGAACACTAATAAGCGGAAATACAGCGAGCAGTGCTCTCAGAACTTGACAAGACTCATACACAATCTTTATGATAAGAACAAGGAGAACTTAGAAGTCCATCGACGTGATAGATCTCGCTCTGTGGATAGTGCTGAA ATTAACAGAAGCATCGAGGTGATTAAgagtaaaattgaaaactttggAAATGAGGAAACTATAGCACGACTCGAATTGGAAACTAGCTATTGGGCAAGAAGACTGAAGGATTTTAACGATATTGCCCGCGTGCTGACCCATTTGCAAGGCGATCTGGAGAATTTGGgcaaagaagaagaaaaatacaatGAGCTAAA ATGCACTGATTTGCCGGGACCCAAGACTATTTGTTTTGACGCGATGGGCgagaattttgttaaaaaaaggaaataccTTGAAGAGAAGATTGCGGCTGTCTCCAAAACACTTGTAACATTCTTCTGTGTTAGAG GTACGGATCGAATCCTATACGCGGATAACGTGGGTTCTTACTACTGTGACGAGTTCAATCACCAAAATTACGTCACGAGCTACGGCTTGAGGACCTTCCATGTGAACTGCGAGGGCCAGTTTGTAGAG CATTGTGAAGGGGACCCGTACTTCTTCGACGATAACGGTCGCTTCAAACTTATTGATGGCGAGAAGGTACACCAGTGCGCGCCCTGCACCAGCCAGTACAAACTGGATCAAGATGGACTCTTTAACAAGATCACTGTAGACTGTGGTCATTCAACCAAAGTTAACGAAAAGTGTAGGTTGGATATCAAGGATTTGACTGATGTTGAGATACTACCCACAAGAGAAATCATTGATATTACCC GAACTCTGGACCCTGATTCAGTGAAGTACCTCTGGGATAGCTACGGTATGATTCTTCCCGAAGTGCTTTATGACCTGTGTTTGGCAAAGCCGAAAAATCCCATTCACTATCTAGCACATATTCTTATAAAGCGTAG atTTGAATCAACTAATGCTGAACTTGAAGCGTATAGAGAACTTGCCAACAAGTATCGATCCGATATTTACCAGAAACGTCAAGAG GAATCTATGGCGGCAACCCAAGCATGGAAGTCCAAACAAGTTAAGCGCCGCAAGCCGGAGGATTTGGACGACACCAACGATTGGGCCACATTCAACCAACAAACCGCTCAAATGGATTTCATCAACTCTTTGGACTTTTACAACTAA